The Patescibacteria group bacterium genomic interval TCTGCCTACGCGCATATAATCGCTTCGTCGGACCTGCTTGATATTTTTTTCAAACGCCTTAATAACATCATAAATATACTTATCGTAAGAATCTTGGCGATTAAGCCAGGCAGTGAATGACTTGGCGTAAACCTTTTTGGCTGAAGCCGGAAACAAACCCTCGGAAATCAACGCCTCAGTTACCTCAATCAATAAGCTGGAACGGAAAATGGTTCCGTCAATATCAAATACGGCGACTTTTTTATTTTTCACTGACTTAATCTTTTTCATAAATTAGCATTAAAAAGTAACCTTATCTTACCATAAAAAAACCGAGTTGAATATGGCAACATAAACCGTTGACATACTATGCATAATATGATAAAAAGAGATGTGTAAGTGTTTTTTATTTGAACATTAAAATAGAACAACAAAGGAAGGAAAACTACCATGTCAAAAAGCAAAAAAATCATGGTCACCGGAATTCCCGGCAGTGGCAGTACTGAATTTTGCAAAAAATATATTGAGGCCGACCCTAGCCGCTTAGAAGTTAATAGTTATCACTTGGGCGATAGACTGCTGGCGCTAGCTCAAGAAACCCCCCAAAAGCCTCCGGTAACCGCCAAAAATCTGCTTAATCTCAACCCGGAATTATTGAGCGCCTTGGGTGGTAGGGCTTTTGATTCAGTATTGGCTCTAACCACTCACGATCAAGAAAAATATGACCGGCTGATCATTGACCTGCACGCTCAATTTTTCTGGAATGACATTTTTACCAATGCCCATGATTGGCATCACTTGTCTCAGCTTATGCCTGATTTATTTATAACATTGATCGAAAAACCATCTACGATCCAACAACGGCAAATGGCTACGCCACAAGGCCGGACACAAAGTCACGGCCTGCGCGATATTTTGCTTTGGCAAAATATAGAAGTCAATACGGTTGCGGGTTTAGCTGCCAACCTCGGCAAACCGCATTATATTCTACCCGGTAGGCAAGACCCCTTAACCATTGAGAGCCTATTAGCCAGCGCTTTTCTGATTTATTTTCAAATGCCCATGACTGATGCCAGCTCGCAAGCCGATCAAATGATCACGGCATTCAAAGAGAAACTCCTTACTCTGGGGCGCCGCCTAACCGGCCTGCCGACACCGCTAATTGATCCCAGAACGATTGACATGGAATCGGGGGCCGGGCTTTCTGCCCAAGAAGAGCTGATTATTCGCCGACACACAGTCCATCGGGATTTGAACTGGTATATTCCTGAAGCATCAGACCAAGTCGCCTATTATCCCCCGGGAACAACTTTATCCAAGGGTGTCGCCGATGAATGTACCAGAGGCTTTGAGACCGGCAAAAACGTCTTTGTGATCTGGCCCAACCAACACACTAGTCCGTTTATGGATATCGCCACTAAAGTCTTTACCTCTGAAGAAGCTTTCTTTGAATTTTTCTCCGACTATCTACCGGAAAGAATTAAAGAATTAAAACGTGCCAATTAAAATTGGCTGAAAGGAAGATAAAGAAATGGGCCGGAACAGCAAGGAAACTATTAAGAAATTACAAGTCGTCAGCTTTCACTCCAGAAGCGGAGGAGTCGGCAAAAGCACTGAGGCCTTACGATTGGCTAAAAGGCTAAGTGCTCAAGGCAAGCGGGTTTGTGTTATTGACCTGGATGTCATAGGCGCCGGCTTAATGCCTTTGCTGGCAAACAATGCCATGAAAAAATATCTGAGACAAAACACCGTAGCGTTTTTGGAACAATATCTACTGGCCACCGATACCAATGATTTTGATATCGGTAAATTGATTATCCCTTGCCAGGCTTTTGGTGTTATTCTGCAACTCCGCGGTATTGATTTAGAAAGAATACAAATCAATATTTGGCGAGATCACCGTAGTGATGAAAAATCACTAACCAAGTTAGCTAAAATCCTTGATGACAACGTTGACATGCTATTCAGGAATGAGTTACATTTCAAAGAGATAGCAATTAGACTTAACATTCTGTTTAAAAAGTTAATTGAAAAAGGCTTTGACTCGGTGATACTTGATTGCCATACCGGTGTCAAATTTGTCGCGGAAAGTCTGATAGAGATGGCCACTAAAAAACGATATGACTGGAAACTGGTTTGGATCAGTCCAAAACCACCACAAAATACCCGCCGAAACGTAGTCTGAATCACATTATTTATTTTGTTCATTCATTATCCGTTGCCTCAGACAACGGATTTTTTAATACGATTGACACAATAACCAATCAATGCTAATCTGCCTTAAAGTTCTTTTCAATTGAATGAAGGACGATTTATAAGGAGGCTTATATGTTCCCTATCGCCATAACCTACCTGATTTGGATACCTGTGGAAATCGCTTTTTATGCTGTCATCGCCTACTTTTCCAAAAAGAATAATGAGGTCAAAAGCAAAAAATTATTAGCAATAATGATCGGCTTAAACTTGATACCGCTTTGGGCGTTTATTGCTCCCGATTCCACTAGTTTAGCTTTTGATATGTTGCTTTACGATACGCTGATGACTATGACATTGACCTTGGCCTTGGTAACGCTAGGCGTTGCCATAGAGTTCAAACGTCACAATTGGTTAGGAGTAATGATTGTAATTATTGGTTTTATCCTAATGAAACTCTAAGGAGGAAGACATGGTTGTCTATTGGTTGCTAATACCGCTAACCATACTTGACGGCATGGCCATGAGCTACTTTTCCTGGCAAAGCAGTTTGACGCAGAATTGGTGGTCGTTTATCTGTTTAATATTGATTAATATCGCACCGCTCTGGCCTTTCATCAGTAAGTATTCAAAAAATCTTATCTTTGACGGATTGCTTTTCGTCGTTTCTTTGACTGCCGCCGAACTGATCACTGTTTCTTTTCTGGATAGAACCCAAAGTCCTTTGCTAATAAACTGGCTGGGTCTCTTTATCGCTTTTATCGGTTTTGTCCTGATAAAACTGCCCTGGCCATTAAAAAAATCAACAACTTTGTAAGACATCTTATCTGATGATCGACAGAAACCCTTGACTTTGCGTGATTACTATGGTATACTGGATTATTAACAGTTCTTTAGGTTGGCAAGCTTGTAATCAGTGTCTTGTGATGCTGATAGGAAGTAAGCCAAAAAAAGAAAGGAAAACGAGATGAGTAAGAGTGATTTAATTAACGCCTGCGGTCTTGGGTCGGAAATATTAAGAATAATGACCGACCTGATTCATCAAGTGAAAAATGCAGGGGGCGACGAAAGAGACATCCGACTGCTAAAAGATGAAAGAATTTTAAAACGCGTCGCGACCATCCTGGCAAGGGCCGGAAGATTACATAAGCCTTTCCGGGTAAACAGTCGCTCTTATCCCGATGGCCATGTTGATGTTTTCTTCGTCGGGTTAAAAGTCAAGTACCTTTCTGATATAAGCTCCGCTCTACCGGAACATTGCCGCTTAGCCACTTGCCAAGAATTACGTGACCTCTGGTTAGAATACAGCAAAGAATTAAGTGGCGAGAGTGATCTCAAAATCATCGGTGATTATTGTTCTGAAAATGGAAAACAGGAATACGGGATGCTCGAATTAGATAGCCCCGATTTCAGTTATCATCATCTGTTACGCGTTTTCAACGAGGATATCAGCAAGAATATCAGCGACTGCTTATTCGCCGTAGTCATTAACTAAAACGATCTAAGAACATTATCAAAACCGCCCAGTCATCTGACTGGGCGGTTCTTATTTTTTCTAACTTAATTTGTAGGTGATTTGATATGGCTCGTTATTTTTTACGAAAAAGATAATAGAAAATAAAAAACCCGACTAGTCCGATAATCAAATCCCAAATCCTGTCCACTGCTGTCTCTGCAACAAATAAAATACCGGTCAAAAGAATCTCAATAATCTCATAAATAATCAAAATAACGAGAGTAAATAACCAAGAATACTTCTTAGGATAATAAATGGCAAATAACAACCCCAAGATCGCGCCGGAACAAAAATGAAGCGCTGACCAATAATCAATATAAACATAGGGTCGACTGATAATGATCCGCCCCAAAAATTCTTGTATGGGATTGTTGTTTATGAATGACTTGTCCATTACCTTAATAATACCAAAAAAGCTTGTTTTGAGCCATTACTTGTTAGATATTGACAAAATAACTATAATCTGATAAGATATCTAATTGATAAGGCAGAACCTTAACAAAACACAAGGAGAGACAAATGGATCAATCATTAATGACGGTTGAAACGACTGGCATTATACCAGGCAAAGAGTATGCTATTGACGAAAGTAATCCAATAAGAATGATGGCTAGAGAAATTTTAGCTGGCAGGACAGAGCCATTTTCAGAAGAGGAAGTGACTGAGTTGATTGACCGACGCTATTTCTCTTTTGAGTCAATCGTTCCCATAACCGATAACGAGGAAGAATTATTAAAAACAACGTTATTGGAGGATTTAATGTACTATCTCAATAACGGCCCGACCAGAAAATTCCTATTGGCAGAATGTTTTCTGGTTGGAAATGCGGGCAGACGGAACGACCAAGAAATAGTCTCGGTCAATTCTCGTACTCCGATTCCCAAGAGCCTCAACCCGATGACTCCGGAAGAAAAAATAATTTTTTTAAGCGACCCTAAAAATTTAAAGGTTTTCTGGGAATACGAGTATGGCTCTTCAACATTAGCATTGATGGGTTACCGCCCGATCAGCGATTATGGTATGTTCGGCTCCACTGAGAGGTTCACTCAAACCATAAGAAGAATCCAAAAAGCCACAGGAAAAAGTCAATTAAACATTCTGGATCTCGGCGGAGGGGTCGGACTGGCTCTATATGATGCAAAAAGGCTTCATCCGGAATTAGTTACTTACAACACCACCAGAGATGAAGAATACGGATCATACGGAGTTGATTTTCAAATAGTATGTTTTCTAGAGAGAATGCCTCGGCAATTGCGGGGAAAAATCGATTACATTTTCTCCAATATGGCCACCAGGTATATTGCTTTCTGCGATTTAACTCTTCAAGGATGTATTGAGGCTCTCGCTATCGGCGGAACCATGGAAGTGCTTTTTTCCTCGGAAAAATCATGCAACCGTAACTTAGAAGACGTGAAAAATAGAACAAAGACCGCTTACGAATATCTTAAGGATTTGGAAACGGCGAAACTCATTCAACTTCAAATTAATGGTAGAATTGGCAATAATATCAGTAGAAGTACCTTCATGGCTAATGAGCGTAGTCTTTATCCCGCTTCAAAGGTCATTGTTACAAGATTATAATCAAGCAAAAAGACCCGCATCCAACTATTTGGATGCGGTTTTAATTTTACCTATGCTTATCGATTAACAAAACAAAATAACCGGCCACCGGGCCGGTTATTTTATTAAAATCACAACAAAAACAAACTAAAACCTTATTAAACTGGAAAATATTAGCACTATGCCGGCACCCAACAGGCAACCGGCCATTTTGCCGACGGCCGACTTAAGGACCGTTCTTTCTTCATTCACTTTTTTGGTTCGTAAATTCTCAGCCGAATATCCCTCAAACACGCCGGCGATGGCATCGGTGATGGAATTGCCGACAACCCCGCCGATTATAGCGCCCGCCACACCGGCAAAGTAGCCGCCGACTATTGCCATGATTGCCAGGATACCGTTGTCAATAACACCGAATATAATATCGGGCTGGATAGATTTTACACTAATACTGAATGGAATAAGAGAAACAATACAGAGAATAGACAACCCAATCAAGACAAAGCCTATCAACTGCGAGTTGTTAATAAAAAAGATGCTGACAGTAAAAACAATAACGCATAAAATGGCAATATTAAGTAGAGAAAGGATCTTTAATTTCATAAGTGATTTATTATTTATATATATTATAACAAAAAATTACTATTTTTGCAGACTCAACTTTTCCAATACCACCTTCCAAGCCCTTAATCACCGATTAATCTGGCGCTCCTGATGGTAAAGCGTCCGTTAGGCAGCTTACCTCCGCCAGCATCACTATAGACATATGTGCTACGGCTATTATTATTATGCAAATCGGCGGTGACCAATTCTTGATTAAAATCAACAGGAACAACGTCTACATATAAATCGACACCCATCCTTTTTGCTTTAAGCTTAGCAAAATTAACAATAGCTTCATTGATTTTGGGATGCGGATTGACTGAATAAACTCTCTCAATAAATAATTGCGGTTTGTTGTTATCGTCTTCAACTAAACGCATGACACTACGCGCAACAATATCTCCGCTCTCATTATACATTTGGATAATCTTAATATTGGGATCAGACAAATAAGACATTAAACCGGCATTCATACCACTTCTACTGTCATAGCTTTGACAAGAAGCAACCGGTCTTTCTCCAATAAAAGCGTAAACCTCCAGATCAATCTTGTCAGTCAGATAAAGTTTTTCCTTTGAAACTTTTTTACCGCCATACAT includes:
- a CDS encoding AAA family ATPase, coding for MGRNSKETIKKLQVVSFHSRSGGVGKSTEALRLAKRLSAQGKRVCVIDLDVIGAGLMPLLANNAMKKYLRQNTVAFLEQYLLATDTNDFDIGKLIIPCQAFGVILQLRGIDLERIQINIWRDHRSDEKSLTKLAKILDDNVDMLFRNELHFKEIAIRLNILFKKLIEKGFDSVILDCHTGVKFVAESLIEMATKKRYDWKLVWISPKPPQNTRRNVV
- a CDS encoding AAA family ATPase → MSKSKKIMVTGIPGSGSTEFCKKYIEADPSRLEVNSYHLGDRLLALAQETPQKPPVTAKNLLNLNPELLSALGGRAFDSVLALTTHDQEKYDRLIIDLHAQFFWNDIFTNAHDWHHLSQLMPDLFITLIEKPSTIQQRQMATPQGRTQSHGLRDILLWQNIEVNTVAGLAANLGKPHYILPGRQDPLTIESLLASAFLIYFQMPMTDASSQADQMITAFKEKLLTLGRRLTGLPTPLIDPRTIDMESGAGLSAQEELIIRRHTVHRDLNWYIPEASDQVAYYPPGTTLSKGVADECTRGFETGKNVFVIWPNQHTSPFMDIATKVFTSEEAFFEFFSDYLPERIKELKRAN